AATTTCAGAGTCTCGCCGTCAAATGCCTTTAATACTTCTTCAATCTGTTTTGCGTTTTTCATACCCTTTTGCGTGACGCCAAAACTCTCGAGAGCTTTGTCCACTTTCACCCAGATTTTTTTGCCAACGGCTTTTTCAAAATGCCATGGCTTACTCAGGATACGGTCCGCGCCCGGACTAGAAACTTCGAGGTTGTAAGCCTCACCAGGAATAAGGTCTTCTTGAGCGTCCAAAATATCATTCAGAGCTCGAGAGACATTGGCGCAATCGTCGATGCTGACGCCTTGGCCTTCTTCCGATGCAGCTGCTGCTGCAGGAGTTTCTTTATCGATGTACAAACGGAGTGTACGACCTTTACCGATACCAACGAATTCGATGTGATACAAAATGCAACCTTCACGCGAGGTCACTTCCTGCGCTACTTCTTCTACTTTTGCCATCCATGATGGATTTGAATCGGTCATTAAGTTTTGATTTCCTAAGTTGCTGTCTAAATTATTCTGACCAGAGTTGGTGAAACTAAGTCAGATTTAAATCAGTCCAGTTCCGGCCCTCTGGGCCTGCACTTCCACAGGCACTGCCTGAAAAACGCAAAACGGGCCCTTCAAGGCCCGTTCGAGTGTGAAACTAGCAAAAAAGTCTAAGCGATGCAAGGGTTTATCTCAAAGTATACAACCAGGCAGTGCCATTGTTTGGATAGTAATTTGGCCGTACTCCCGTCTTCTTGAAGCCCAGGGATTCATAAAGCTGCCAAGCCCGCGTATTTTCTTCGTGAACCTCCAGCCACAGCTCTCTTTCTGGGGGCCTGATAACCACCACATGACCCATGAGGCTGCGCGTCAAACCCTGTTTCCAGAACTCTGGGTGGCTGGCCACCACCGAAATTTCCCAGACCACCGGGGTCACCCGGTATAAAACGAAGCTCACCAGCCGGGCCCCTTGAAACATCCCCCAGCCGTCGGTGGAGCGGAATTCGGCTCGCAAAGTCTCCGTCGGCCACTGAAAGCCTACGAGATGCGGCTGGGCCCGGTAAAGATCGGCCACCAGTTGCAGCACGCTGTCCTCATCCCCGGCCACGAGCTCCCGCATTTTAAAACTCACTTCGGCCCGACCTTGTTGTTGATATTTTCCGCGAGAATATTGCGGACTTTGTATTTACGTTTTGTCAGCTCAAACCAAGTGCGCGTTCTTTCCTCGAGCTGCTGCTGAGCCAAAACATTTTTGATGGTGTCTTTGAAGGTTGCAAACGGCACATCGCCAAACTTCAGACGGTTCTTTTCATAGTAAGCAAGCGCCTCAGAGTCACTGACAATGCCGACCATCGTGCTCGTCTTAAATTGGATGAAAGATTTCGCCGTCAGCTTTTGCAAAACAAATCTCTTAAGCTCTGCCGGAGTGACTTCGAGACTCTGCCAGTAGCTTTTGCCTTCGACTGTTTTTTCAACTTTGCGAAGCGCCTGTTGCAATTGATCGTCGGTCACTTTTGCAACGAAGAAAGTTTCAGCCTCTTTGTAAACGACGACTTCAAGTAAAACTGCCGTCACTTCGTTCATCATCGCCGGATCGCCCAAGCGCACTTCCCACGCTCCGCCTGTCACTTTGTCTTTGGAAGGAAATAAAATGCGATCAAGAACGGCGGAGATCTGGACCTCACGACTTGTGACAACGCGATCCCCCACCTGCCCCACGGATTGCGAGACAATAGTCGGGGCCGCCAGTGCCGGCGACAGAGAAAGTAATGAGGCGAAAAGAAAGGCCGTGATTTGCATGAATCTAGGATGACACTAGATTCAAAAAAAAGAAAGCCCTTATGATTTCTCATAAGGGCCTTCAACCACTAGGAATATTGTTTTAATTAGAAATTAACCTTAGCCGCAAGAGCCAATGTGTAATAGCTCAATTTTTCGAGCGGAGTGCCGTACTGATTTTGCGAAGCTGCGATGATGGACTGGTTGTCCACGCGGCTCGACAAATTAAACATATAACGGTACTCGAAACCAAGAGCAAATTTCTTGCTGAGTTCCAAGTCTACACCTGCTGTCACACCCAAATCGATGGCGTGTGAATCAGAAGATGTGCCGTAGGTGTTGTACGGAGAGTAATTTGGCAAACTGTTCCAATCGTATTTACGATAGCTGTAAGCAATCAAACCACCCAATACTGGACGAACCATCCCGTCCAACATTTGGTACTTCGCAGAGACTGCTGCTTGATACTGGTTTGTATCAACCAACGTCGGGAAGTAGCTCACGCAGTTACAGTCGAGTTTTTCAACTGTGTAGTTTGAGTACAAGAAAGAACCCTCAACGATGAGAGAGTCATACTTCGTACCAAACGCCGCACCGAATGAATAGTTACCGCGAACGTTTTTAACATCTGGATAGTCACCGATACCAACGATACCGCTGAAGTAACGAACTTCCGTCGGAGCTGGCGCAACTTCTTCCAACTTCAAAGAGTTTTTAGAAGCCGCAAGTTCTTCACGAACAACATCACGGATGTTTTCTTTAGGCTCTACAGGAGTCACAACCGGAGCCGCTTGAACAACGACTGGAGTTTGCGCCTGTGCTTGACCTTGAGAAACCGTTACGTTGGAATTCTCAGCTTTAATCTGAGTGGAAGCACCTTGCATTTGTTCAAATTTATTTCCAAAGAGAACGTCGGCACGACGTCTTTCGTCTTCAAGACGAGACGCTTCGAGCTTTTCTACGATCTTCTGCTCTGTTTGAACCTCAGCATCTTGACGAGACTTTCTCATCATCTCTGCTTTTGATTCTACAAGCGGAGTCGATTCAATCACAGCTACTGGTTGTTTTTGCACCTGCGCTGATTGAGCTGTTGCAGTCGATGTTGGCGTCGCCTGATTTAAGATATAAATCGGCTGACTGCCTTGAGCTGCTGTTCCACCCACTGCTGCCGTTGTCGGAGCTGGATTAGCAACGACTGCTGCTTGCTTATTTGCATACATTTGGTCGAGTTCTTGATCGACCTCGGCATCGAAGTTCCCCGCCTGAGCTAAACTCAAATTCGGAACGATACTTAGAGCCGCAAGGATATAGAAATACTTCTTCATAGAGTTCTCCTCGTGGTTTAGCTTTTTGATTCCAAGCAAGACAAAGCAACCCCTGTGCCAAAAATGACGCTTTTCGTCTATGGCGTCTAAGTCTTTGATATCTAAGCTCCTTCCTGAGTGTGGAGTTAGGGGCATTTTGGCCCTGAAATCTCATTTTGTGACAAGATTAGTGACAGGGCCTGAAGTTATTTCAAATGGCCCGGCTCTTGCTCGTTCAGTAGGTATACCCTTCAAAGGAGTCTCAAAATGAAACGAGCAACACTCTCCCTCATAATGATTATGAGCCTTATTGGCCAGACGGCCCTTGCTCAAGGCACTTCAACGACGAAGGCAAAGAAAGCGGCTCCAGCAACCTATAATTACGATCCAGATACCATCCCTGATATGCGTCCTTCTCCTTATATGATGGACGGCTTTAATATTGGCTTTGAGTACGCAGCGGCCAATAGCGCGACGGCGGACATTAAAAACAAGGTCACCGGTAATGTGGAAAAGGGCTTTAAAAAGGACATGTCCGAAGTCCCGAACCAATTGGGCATCAAGGCCGGCTACAAACAGATCGCCCGCGGCGGTTTGGGCTTTGATTTGAACTTAAGTATTTTGAAAGCGGATAAACGCATCGAGAACACGTCAGACCTGACGACTTTGATGCCGTCAGCGAACTTGATTATTGCAGCTCCTCAGTATGTGTACGCAGCTTTGGGCTTGAACACTGCCCTGGTTGGCGGCGATGACAACGGCAAGCACGACCCCCGCATTGGCTACCAAATCGGTGGTGGCTTGGTTGTAAAAAAGAACTTCAACCTCGAAGTCTTCTACACTTGGATGAACGAGCGTGTGGAGTACACGACGGCTTTGACAGAAGAGCATAACACTTCGACCAACGCCCGCCTCATTTACGCCTTCTAATTGGCGATCCTTTTAAGCAATCTCAAATAACTCGCCGCTTCATAGGTTCAAGAACTGGAAAAACAGCTTGAACGAAGCGGCCTATTTCCATTACAACAAGTGTCTCTTTTCCAAGATGCCTCTGTGGTGGAATTGGTAGACGCGCTGGACTCAAAATCCAGTGCCCGCAAGGGCGTGGGAGTTCGATTCTCCCCGGAGGCACCAAAACTTTGCATTCTGCAAAGTTTAGATAATTGAAAATGGAAAATGGAGAATAAAAAACCGACGCTTTGAGGTCGGTTTTTTTATGTCCAAAATTCTTCCTCACTTCATTTTTTAGAACATGATGAGCAACTGCATTTAGTGGCAATAGCGTGCTTCATGCAGAACGATGCCGCGGCAGTAATCGTTATCACAATAGCCAGCATCACCGCTGACAATGGCGCGGCAATTATTGGTTTCACAAAGCGCTGAGTTCTTAAGAACGATGGCTCGGCAATCAATCGTCTCACAATAAGCATAATTACCGCTGGCAATTCCACGACAGTCATTGGAATCACACTCGCCCGCATTGCCACCGACGATGCCGCGACAATCTCCGGACTGGCAATAGGCTTTGTTTCCGGCTCCCCAAGCTCGGCATAGATCCTGAGTCAAAGTCAAAGCCATGGCTTGACCGCTTGTGAAGAGGACAAAGCTTACTGCGAACAAAAAATTTAAACGACGCATATTCATCTCCGATTCTGATTTGTAATTCTCGCAGAATCCTATCGAGAAGCTGAGAGAATCTCTATATGAATTCTTCTTATAGACAGAACCAACGATCCGAAAAAAACATAAATTTCGGTGCAGTTTCATGAGACACAGACCTTTAAACCAAAGACATTCTTCGTTCGTTTGCTAGCCTGAATTTACATGAAAAATTACGGCAGCATTTTTAAAATAATATTCCTCGGCGCTTCCTTTTTCACTCCGCAAACCTCACACTCGCAGCTAATTCCCTTTGCCTTTTGGAAAAGCTCCGCCCCACCGGCACCGACATGCCCTGGAACTTTCGTACTGACCTCTGGGGCTTCTACTTGGATTGTGCCGGCGAATTGGAACAACACTAATAACTCCGTTCAAGTCATCGGGGGCGGAGGTGGAGGGAGCGGTGCCACCGGCACTTCCTATGGTGGCGGCGGTGGCGGTGGCGCCTATTCCGGGATCGTCAATATGACTCTCACGGCAGGGGCCAGTGTG
The sequence above is drawn from the Bdellovibrionales bacterium genome and encodes:
- a CDS encoding outer membrane beta-barrel protein, producing MKKYFYILAALSIVPNLSLAQAGNFDAEVDQELDQMYANKQAAVVANPAPTTAAVGGTAAQGSQPIYILNQATPTSTATAQSAQVQKQPVAVIESTPLVESKAEMMRKSRQDAEVQTEQKIVEKLEASRLEDERRRADVLFGNKFEQMQGASTQIKAENSNVTVSQGQAQAQTPVVVQAAPVVTPVEPKENIRDVVREELAASKNSLKLEEVAPAPTEVRYFSGIVGIGDYPDVKNVRGNYSFGAAFGTKYDSLIVEGSFLYSNYTVEKLDCNCVSYFPTLVDTNQYQAAVSAKYQMLDGMVRPVLGGLIAYSYRKYDWNSLPNYSPYNTYGTSSDSHAIDLGVTAGVDLELSKKFALGFEYRYMFNLSSRVDNQSIIAASQNQYGTPLEKLSYYTLALAAKVNF
- a CDS encoding ribosome maturation factor RimP codes for the protein MTDSNPSWMAKVEEVAQEVTSREGCILYHIEFVGIGKGRTLRLYIDKETPAAAAASEEGQGVSIDDCANVSRALNDILDAQEDLIPGEAYNLEVSSPGADRILSKPWHFEKAVGKKIWVKVDKALESFGVTQKGMKNAKQIEEVLKAFDGETLKFQVKDEEINIPFSAVEKSKVLFVLTKGQKK
- a CDS encoding GNAT family N-acetyltransferase, with protein sequence MRELVAGDEDSVLQLVADLYRAQPHLVGFQWPTETLRAEFRSTDGWGMFQGARLVSFVLYRVTPVVWEISVVASHPEFWKQGLTRSLMGHVVVIRPPERELWLEVHEENTRAWQLYESLGFKKTGVRPNYYPNNGTAWLYTLR